A single genomic interval of Phaeodactylum tricornutum CCAP 1055/1 chromosome 5, whole genome shotgun sequence harbors:
- a CDS encoding predicted protein, whose protein sequence is MARGKFNKRGGGPRLDAVNAQEIALRDARLADLEDARAARRLAEEEEADGDEKDDTEPAGAKTPTPVVDNGPKGPPVTTEYDHRRNMAKLAMVRKRREEAEARRQAEEDIEQQQEDERKKMAAMIIADQDDDDEDDNGKKKKKNKDAEIPKLDKVTIKRMKPAQMKEALKIRGLDIQGNAKILLERLLKFEEAR, encoded by the coding sequence ATGGCTCGTGGAAAGTTCAACAAACGCGGCGGGGGTCCGCGTTTGGACGCCGTCAACGCCCAGGAGATTGCCCTCCGCGACGCGCGACTCGCCGACCTGGAAGACGCCCGAGCGGCGCGGCGCTTggcggaagaggaggaagctgacggcgacgaaaaggatgacACCGAGCCGGCCGGTGCGAAAACCCCCACCCCCGTGGTCGACAACGGCCCCAAGGGGCCGCCCGTGACCACCGAATATGATCACCGGCGAAACATGGCGAAACTTGCAATGGTCCGGAAACGGCgggaagaagcagaagccCGACGGCAAGCGGAAGAAGACATCGAACAACAGCAAGAAGACGAACGGAAAAAAATGGCCGCAATGATTATTGCCGACcaagatgatgacgacgaagacgataaTGGtaaaaagaagaaaaagaacaaggACGCGGAAATACCCAAACTGGACAAAGTCACGATCAAACGAATGAAACCGGCACAAATGAAAGAGGCACTTAAAATACGTGGTTTGGATATTCAAGGAAATGCCAAAATTCTCCTAGAGCGATTGCTGAAATTCGAAGAAGCTCGCTAA
- a CDS encoding predicted protein: RRGPELGSEEGLELGSDDGSALGTLLGTDDGVADGSEDGWLDGTADEGSDDGSEDGCADGSADGIDDGTADGSALGSADGALVGVDEGWALGVVVGTILGIPLGPPLGSALGDSLGDADGATLGSEDGDIDGSDEGIDDGEALGTDEGAALGWDEGTELGSADGCAEGTAEGVALGSDDGAELGSEEGSELGSEEGLELGSDDGSALGTLLGTDDGVADGVALGSDDGAELGSEDGTELGAAEGPELGSEEGPELGSAEGASLGTLLGTDEGTAEGCAADGLEDGSLEGTADGFEDGIFDGTEDGSNEGAAEGCTEGSVDGTEDGSVEGSAEGSLEGLNEGVVE; the protein is encoded by the exons AGAAGAGGGCCCGAACTCGGCTCCGAAGAAGGACTGGAGCTAGGCTCCGATGACGGCTCTGCGCTCGGTACACTGCTAGGAACCGATGACGGAGTCGCCGACGGTTCAGAAGACGGCTGGCTCGATGGCACAGCGGACG AAGGCTCGGACGACGGTTCAGAAGACGGTTGCGCAGACGGCTCGGCTgacggcatcgacgacggaacAGCAGACGGCTCTGCACTGGGTTCTGCTGACGGAGCGCTCGTCGGTGTGGACGAaggctgggcactcggtgTCGTCGTAGGAACGATACTCGGCATTCCACTGGGACCGCCACTGGGCTCTGCGCTAGGAGACTCACTAGgagacgcagacggtgcCACACTGGGCTCTGAGGACGGAGACATTGATGGCTCCGATGAAggcatcgacgacggcgaagcaCTCGGTACAGATGAGGGTGCAGCACTTGGCTGGGACGAAGGTACGGAACTTGGCTCGGCCGACGGCTGTGCTGAGGGTACTGCTGAGG GTGTCGCACTGGGctccgacgacggcgccgagCTTGGCTCAGAAGAGGGTTCCGAACTCGGCTCCGAAGAAGGACTGGAGCTAGGCTCCGATGACGGCTCTGCGCTCGGTACACTGCTAGGAACCGATGACGGAGTCGCCGACG GTGTCGCACTGGGctccgacgacggcgccgagCTTGGCTCTGAGGACGGAACGGAGCTCGGTGCAGCAGAGGGCCCAGAACTTGGCTCGGAAGAAGGGCCGGAGCTCGGCTCAGCGGAGGGTGCGTCACTCGGAACACTGCTAGGAACTGACGAGGGAACCGCCGAGGGCT GCGCAGCAGATGGACTGGAAGATGGCTCACTCGAAGGTACAGCGGATGGTTTCGAAGATGGAATATTCGACGGGACCGAAGATGGTTCCAATGAGGGTGCTGCGGAAGGCTGCACAGAAGGCTCAGTCGATGGTACAGAGGATGGTTCTGTCGAAGGCTCGGCAGAAGGTTCGCTTGAGGGACTCAATGAGGGAGTTGTAGAA
- a CDS encoding predicted protein, with the protein TSTPTASPTAEPSLSPTSKPTSEPTLSPTWKPTSEPTSGPTFSPSSEPSAELSATPTTQPSQNPTRLESAGPSSEPTLGPTFKPTGQPSHGPTSGPTESPSVAPSDGPTEFPSTSP; encoded by the coding sequence ACGTCGACGCCCACCGCCAGTCCGACCGCGGAACCATCCTTGTCGCCGACTTCGAAGCCTACGTCTGAACCGACATTGAGTCCAACGTGGAAACCAACTTCTGAACCTACGTCAGGACCTACTTTCAGCCCTTCTTCGGAACCTTCTGCAGAACTTTCAGCTACCCCAACAACTCAACCTTCCCAAAATCCGACGAGACTGGAGTCCGCTGGCCCTTCTTCCGAACCAACATTGGGGCCAACGTTCAAACCTACAGGACAACCTTCACATGGACCCACGAGTGGACCAACGGAGTCGCCGAGTGTTGCGCCCAGTGATGGTCCTACAGAATTTCCGAGTACTAGTCCC
- a CDS encoding predicted protein (unknown function; Calcium-binding EF-hand; PT-repeat; unknownn protein), which translates to MLNFSLPCSSLCIPKDTLTKTPTESPTMRQTRKPSASPTRIPTVGPTEGPTGRPTEGPTFRPTEEPTSIPTSSPTTKPTKGPTSKPTSSPTARPTAKPTEGPTARPTEGPTAGPTSRPTSKPTDSPTENPTSRPTE; encoded by the coding sequence ATGCTGAACTTTTCGCTGCCTTGCAGTTCCTTGTGCATCCCCAAGGATACGCTCACCAAGACTCCAACGGAAAGCCCAACCATGCGGCAAACCAGGAAGCCTTCTGCAAGCCCAACTAGAATCCCTACTGTCGGTCCTACTGAAGGGCCGACAGGTCGCCCGACGGAGGGGCCCACCTTCCGTCCCACAGAGGAACCCACTAGCATTCCAACATCGTCCCCGACAACAAAGCCAACAAAAGGTCCCACATCCAAGCCGACTTCTTCACCAACTGCTCGCCCTACGGCGAAACCAACGGAAGGTCCGACTGCCCGGCCCACGGAGGGACCGACTGCAGGTCCCACAAGTCGCCCTACGTCCAAGCCCACCGATAGCCCCACAGAGAATCCAACGTCCCGCCCAACGGAG
- a CDS encoding predicted protein: ILVNNAGVNVRQTADDLTSEHWQQSFELMLTAPFMLTRALSKNMKARQHGRVITIASLQSFRAFPDSLPYATAKTGVLGLSRALSEAYAPPHGYHNVTCNAIAPGYVKTKLTASVFADIERSRRLADATLLGRNSVPSDLVGATVFLASPSASYITGQTLSVDGGFTALGMR; encoded by the coding sequence ATACTCGTGAACAACGCTGGTGTCAATGTCCGACAAACAGCCGATGATTTGACCAGTGAACACTGGCAGCAGTCATTTGAGCTCATGCTTACGGCTCCCTTCATGCTCACTCGGGCTCTGTCAAAAAATATGAAAGCCCGACAACACGGCCGCGTGATAACCATCGCTAGTTTGCAATCCTTCCGTGCATTTCCGGATTCTTTACCGTATGCAACCGCCAAGACGGGGGTACTGGGACTGTCGCGCGCACTTTCAGAAGCATACGCACCACCTCACGGTTACCACAATGTCACGTGCAATGCAATTGCACCGGGATATGTCAAGACGAAACTCACTGCTTCGGTCTTTGCAGATATCGAACGCAGCCGACGACTGGCTGACGCTACTTTGTTAGGTCGCAACAGCGTACCTTCTGATCTGGTGGGGGCAACCGTCTTCTTAGCGTCGCCGTCGGCCTCCTACATTACTGGACAAACTCTGTCTGTTGATGGTGGTTTCACGGCTCTCGGCATGCGGTAG
- a CDS encoding predicted protein — LGEALGPELGWELGALLGAALGEELGALLGEPLGAALGPELGAELGAELGPALGAELGAALGAELGAELGPELGTELGAELGDTLGWLLGTALGAELGEALGPELGWELGALLGAALGEELGALLGEPLGAALGPELGAELGAELGPALGAELGAALGAELELGTVLGWELGIELGAELGPELGTELGAELGDTLGWLLGTALGAELGEALGPELGWELGALLGAALGEELGALLGEPLGAALGPELGAELGAELGPALGAELGAALGAELGPELGEELGAELG, encoded by the exons CTAGGGGAAGCACTTGGTCCAGAGCTCGGCTGGGAGCTAGGAGCGCTACTGGGAGCGGCGCTCGGGGAGGAACTTGGTGCGCTACTGGGAGAACCGCTAGGAGCTGCGCTGGGACCCGAGCTAGGCGCAGAGCTCGGTGCAGAGCTGGGACCCGCACTAGGCGCCGAGCTGGGTGCCGCGCTGGGGGCAGAACTAG GGGCAGAGCTCGGTCCAGAGCTGGGTACCGAACTGGGAGCGGAACTCGGAGACACGCTGGGCTGGCTGCTGGGAACGGCGCTCGGCGCGGAACTAGGGGAAGCACTTGGTCCAGAGCTCGGCTGGGAGCTAGGAGCGCTACTGGGAGCGGCGCTCGGGGAGGAACTTGGTGCGCTACTGGGAGAACCGCTAGGAGCTGCGCTGGGACCCGAGCTAGGCGCAGAGCTCGGTGCAGAGCTGGGACCCGCACTAGGCGCCGAGCTGGGTGCCGCGCTGGGGGCAGAACTAG AGCTTGGCACCGTACTCGGCTGGGAGCTAGGCATCGAACTAGGGGCAGAGCTCGGTCCAGAGCTGGGTACCGAACTGGGAGCGGAACTCGGAGACACGCTGGGCTGGCTGCTGGGAACGGCGCTCGGCGCGGAACTAGGGGAAGCACTTGGTCCAGAGCTCGGCTGGGAGCTAGGAGCGCTACTGGGAGCGGCGCTCGGGGAGGAACTTGGTGCGCTACTGGGAGAACCGCTAGGAGCTGCGCTGGGACCCGAGCTAGGCGCAGAGCTCGGTGCAGAGCTGGGACCCGCACTAGGCGCCGAGCTGGGTGCCGCGCTGGGGGCAGAACTAGGTCCCGAGCTGGGCGAAGAGCTGGGGGCAGAACTGGGG